In Paenibacillus sp. 1781tsa1, one DNA window encodes the following:
- a CDS encoding ABC transporter ATP-binding protein — MALLTLDHVSVAYDKQTILKDFQLELEKGKLLSLLGPSGCGKTTTLRLIAGFLEASQGKFMFGGKDYTKVPANKRNFGFVFQSYALFPHLSVYDNVAFGLRMRKVKDKDISSRVMRILEVVNLNGFEKRFPQELSGGQRQRVAIARALVIEPDLLLFDEPLSNLDANLRLNMRVEIRRIQQELGITTLYVSHDQEECFSISDQVAIMNKGVVEQLDRPETIFKYPATEFVARFIGFHNFIEFADRSDAGELITLHAGGRMFTATAHPGTALPGARKGAIRPDDLIVSGDTSADVVNALPGIIKVSTYLGRSYQYVVETELGDFTANQEMETPYLSGQRVSLIFPQDKLVLVE, encoded by the coding sequence ATGGCATTGCTGACATTAGACCACGTATCCGTGGCATACGATAAGCAGACAATCCTGAAGGATTTTCAGTTGGAGCTGGAAAAAGGTAAACTGCTCTCCCTGCTCGGACCGAGCGGTTGCGGCAAAACAACTACGCTGCGCCTCATCGCCGGATTTCTGGAAGCATCACAGGGCAAGTTTATGTTCGGCGGCAAGGATTATACGAAGGTTCCGGCGAACAAGCGGAACTTCGGATTTGTATTTCAGAGTTATGCATTATTCCCACATCTGTCTGTCTATGACAACGTGGCCTTTGGCTTGCGGATGCGTAAAGTGAAAGACAAGGATATCTCTTCACGTGTAATGCGAATCCTGGAAGTTGTTAACCTGAATGGATTTGAGAAACGTTTTCCACAGGAACTGTCCGGTGGACAACGTCAGCGTGTAGCCATTGCTCGAGCATTGGTGATTGAGCCTGACTTGCTCTTGTTTGACGAACCGCTCAGTAATCTGGATGCCAACCTGCGTCTTAACATGCGGGTGGAGATTCGCCGGATTCAGCAAGAGCTGGGCATTACAACGTTGTATGTCTCTCATGACCAGGAAGAGTGTTTCTCGATCTCGGATCAGGTAGCAATCATGAATAAAGGTGTAGTCGAGCAGCTCGACCGCCCGGAAACGATTTTCAAATATCCGGCAACGGAGTTTGTCGCACGGTTTATCGGATTCCATAATTTCATTGAATTTGCGGATCGCAGCGATGCAGGTGAACTCATCACATTGCATGCGGGTGGCCGCATGTTTACGGCAACAGCGCATCCTGGAACAGCTCTTCCCGGTGCCCGCAAAGGTGCGATTCGCCCGGATGATCTGATCGTAAGTGGAGATACCTCTGCGGATGTGGTGAACGCTTTGCCGGGCATTATCAAAGTCAGCACGTATCTGGGACGCAGCTATCAGTATGTAGTTGAGACGGAACTGGGTGACTTTACAGCAAATCAGGAGATGGAAACACCGTACCTTAGCGGGCAGCGTGTTAGCCTGATTTTCCCACAGGACAAGCTTGTATTGGTAGAGTAA
- a CDS encoding ABC transporter ATP-binding protein has product MSEQQPIIRFEAVTQQYDQDEAVLKAVSFEIERGKFYTLLGPSGCGKTTILRLIAGFAEPTQGSIYFNGALINRVPAHQRQVNTVFQDYALFPHLNVFENVAFGLRIKKMKTAEIRSKVLEALKFVNLSGYENREIGEMSGGQRQRVAIARAIVNEPEILLLDEPLSALDLKLRTEMQYELRELQQRLGITFIFVTHDQEEALAMSDEIFVLNGGVIQQSGTPNDIYDEPINRFVADFIGESNIVSGRMKQDFVVEFAGAQHECVDQGLQPDEPVEIVIRPEDLEITTEEQGKLKVNVDSQLFRGVHYEISTYDDAGNEWLVHSTKKAVVGARIGLYFDPEAVHVMRFNETEEEFDKRLEAYQEAAHAD; this is encoded by the coding sequence ATGTCAGAACAACAACCGATTATCCGCTTCGAAGCGGTGACTCAGCAATACGATCAGGATGAAGCCGTATTGAAAGCAGTCAGCTTTGAGATTGAGCGGGGTAAATTTTATACGCTTCTTGGCCCATCGGGCTGCGGGAAAACAACGATATTGCGACTGATTGCCGGTTTTGCGGAGCCGACTCAGGGCAGTATTTATTTTAATGGAGCGCTCATCAACCGGGTGCCTGCCCACCAGCGGCAGGTGAATACCGTATTTCAGGATTACGCGTTATTTCCACATCTGAATGTATTTGAGAACGTGGCTTTTGGTTTACGGATCAAAAAGATGAAAACGGCTGAAATTCGCAGCAAAGTGTTGGAAGCCCTCAAGTTCGTCAATCTGTCCGGTTACGAAAACCGTGAAATCGGCGAAATGTCCGGCGGACAGCGGCAGCGTGTTGCGATTGCACGTGCGATTGTGAACGAACCCGAGATTCTGCTGCTGGACGAGCCTTTATCCGCACTCGATCTGAAGCTGCGGACCGAGATGCAGTATGAATTGCGGGAGCTGCAACAGCGACTGGGTATCACGTTTATCTTTGTGACGCATGATCAGGAAGAGGCTTTGGCGATGTCGGATGAGATTTTTGTTCTCAACGGCGGCGTGATTCAACAGAGCGGTACACCGAATGATATCTATGATGAGCCGATTAACCGTTTTGTGGCGGACTTTATCGGAGAATCGAACATTGTATCGGGCAGAATGAAGCAAGACTTTGTGGTGGAATTTGCTGGCGCACAGCATGAGTGTGTCGATCAGGGTCTCCAGCCGGACGAGCCGGTAGAGATTGTCATTCGCCCAGAGGACCTGGAGATTACAACCGAAGAACAAGGCAAGCTGAAGGTCAATGTGGACTCCCAGTTATTCCGCGGGGTGCATTACGAGATATCCACGTACGACGATGCGGGCAATGAGTGGCTTGTTCATTCAACGAAGAAAGCCGTTGTCGGCGCGCGGATTGGACTCTATTTTGACCCGGAAGCTGTACACGTTATGCGCTTTAACGAGACCGAAGAAGAGTTCGACAAACGACTCGAAGCCTACCAAGAGGCCGCTCATGCAGACTAA
- a CDS encoding nitric oxide synthase oxygenase yields the protein MRSDLEQLQEEAERFIYTCYEELGHSREDAQARLVAVMGEIEVTGTYVHTTEELEQGCKMAWRNSNRCIGRLFWDKLRIVDARHADTAGTAADAVLNHIHVASNGGKVIPMITILPPDGPNGAPVRVWNHQLIRYAGYETEQGIIGDPASVELTKAAMSLGWQGAGGSYDVLPLIIQAQGQAPEWYVIPEEEIVEVMIEHPEQKEIAELGMRWYGVPMIADMRLEIGGISYPAAPFNGWYMGTEIGARNLADTFRYNTLPAVAAACGLNTSSETTLWKDRALVELNVAVLHSFKKAGVSIVDHHTAAAQFAMFEQREEKAGRELTGDWVWLIPPVSPATTHIFHSSYRNEIVKPNFFHQDQAYTLKDGVASAAELRSSEQQNAQVEHPQPQAGDVPMKCPFAH from the coding sequence ATGCGGTCAGACCTGGAACAATTGCAGGAAGAAGCTGAACGGTTTATATATACATGTTATGAAGAGCTGGGCCATTCGCGTGAAGACGCGCAGGCCCGGCTTGTTGCCGTTATGGGCGAGATCGAAGTAACGGGTACCTATGTGCATACCACAGAAGAATTGGAGCAAGGTTGCAAAATGGCCTGGCGGAACAGCAACCGTTGCATCGGGCGGCTGTTCTGGGATAAATTGCGGATTGTGGATGCTCGTCATGCCGATACGGCAGGAACGGCAGCGGATGCTGTGTTGAATCATATTCATGTGGCATCCAACGGAGGCAAAGTCATTCCGATGATTACGATCCTTCCTCCGGATGGACCAAATGGAGCTCCGGTACGTGTCTGGAATCATCAGCTTATTCGTTATGCAGGATACGAGACAGAGCAAGGCATTATTGGAGATCCTGCTTCCGTGGAGTTGACCAAGGCGGCCATGTCCCTTGGCTGGCAAGGAGCAGGTGGCTCTTATGATGTGTTACCGCTCATAATTCAGGCACAAGGACAAGCGCCAGAGTGGTATGTTATACCCGAAGAAGAAATTGTGGAAGTGATGATCGAGCATCCGGAGCAGAAGGAGATTGCAGAGCTGGGTATGCGCTGGTATGGTGTGCCGATGATCGCCGATATGCGTCTGGAGATTGGCGGTATATCCTACCCGGCAGCGCCGTTCAATGGTTGGTATATGGGTACCGAGATCGGCGCCCGTAATCTGGCGGACACGTTCCGGTATAACACGCTGCCTGCGGTGGCGGCAGCATGTGGATTGAATACGTCAAGTGAAACGACATTATGGAAGGACCGGGCTTTGGTGGAGCTGAATGTAGCTGTGCTGCATTCGTTCAAGAAAGCAGGCGTGAGCATTGTGGATCACCACACGGCGGCAGCGCAATTTGCGATGTTTGAACAGCGGGAAGAGAAGGCTGGGCGTGAGCTGACTGGGGATTGGGTGTGGCTGATTCCGCCAGTGTCCCCGGCGACAACGCATATTTTCCACAGCTCGTATCGCAATGAGATTGTGAAGCCGAACTTTTTCCATCAGGATCAGGCGTATACGCTGAAAGATGGCGTGGCATCTGCCGCAGAACTGCGAAGCAGTGAGCAGCAGAATGCACAGGTAGAGCATCCCCAGCCACAGGCCGGAGATGTACCAATGAAATGCCCGTTTGCACATTAA
- a CDS encoding HAD family hydrolase: MNEINNAKTIFFDVDDTLYDHLQPLRGALQDVLGLSDDFPFADAYHRFRYYSDWLSAQEDLSAVPEPGAVERMRRRRFELTMEEFGLPLQPGQAEELQAQYLSRQFEIVPFEGAYELIRRLQAEGHTVGLITNGEGEHQRRKLEALDVLSLVDEHLIFISGTTGYAKPDRRLFEYVSKQSGTDARSSYYIGDSWRNDVVGAVDAGWTVIWFNHREALPESDHQPHFAASSYEEISRILTFELVRV; this comes from the coding sequence ATGAATGAAATAAATAATGCTAAAACCATATTTTTCGACGTGGATGATACCTTATATGATCACTTACAGCCACTACGTGGCGCGTTGCAGGATGTTCTCGGCCTATCGGATGATTTCCCTTTTGCTGATGCCTATCACCGTTTTCGCTACTATAGTGACTGGTTGTCTGCACAAGAAGATCTGTCTGCTGTGCCGGAGCCGGGTGCGGTGGAGCGAATGCGCCGTCGGAGGTTTGAGCTGACGATGGAAGAGTTTGGACTCCCCCTACAACCGGGACAGGCTGAAGAACTGCAAGCTCAGTATCTGAGCAGACAGTTTGAGATTGTGCCTTTTGAAGGAGCATACGAGTTGATTAGAAGGCTTCAGGCAGAAGGCCATACCGTTGGTCTAATCACCAATGGAGAAGGAGAGCATCAGCGCCGCAAGCTTGAAGCACTGGATGTGCTCAGTCTCGTGGACGAGCATCTGATTTTCATCTCCGGTACGACTGGTTATGCGAAACCGGATCGCAGATTGTTTGAATATGTGAGTAAGCAGTCCGGGACAGATGCGCGTTCCAGCTATTACATCGGAGACTCGTGGCGTAATGATGTGGTAGGTGCAGTTGATGCAGGCTGGACAGTTATCTGGTTCAATCATCGGGAGGCGTTGCCGGAATCCGATCATCAGCCCCATTTTGCCGCATCGAGCTATGAAGAAATCAGTCGTATTCTGACTTTTGAGCTTGTCCGTGTTTAA
- a CDS encoding NUDIX hydrolase, giving the protein MGYIETLRGMVGNAPVILVRPSILILNKTGEILLVRHLDDTWGVPGGFMELGESVEESAIREVREEIGIEIKKLHLYGVFSGKELYTKLRNGHEYYNVVIGYICTEYEGELKPDGVEVLEAKFYKPNGLPDRTDPYLKRKIQENAVHIATLLGKI; this is encoded by the coding sequence ATGGGTTACATTGAAACGTTGCGAGGAATGGTTGGCAATGCTCCTGTTATTCTGGTGAGACCGAGTATATTGATCTTGAACAAGACAGGTGAGATTTTGTTAGTTCGACATCTGGATGACACTTGGGGAGTACCGGGTGGATTTATGGAGCTCGGCGAATCGGTGGAAGAGTCTGCAATACGAGAGGTCAGAGAAGAGATTGGGATAGAGATTAAGAAACTTCATCTGTATGGCGTCTTCTCAGGAAAAGAGTTATATACGAAATTAAGAAATGGGCATGAATACTACAATGTGGTCATTGGTTATATTTGCACCGAGTATGAGGGAGAATTGAAGCCAGATGGGGTGGAAGTTCTTGAAGCAAAGTTTTACAAACCAAACGGATTACCTGACAGGACAGACCCTTACTTAAAAAGAAAAATCCAAGAAAATGCAGTGCACATCGCAACATTATTGGGAAAAATATAA
- a CDS encoding ABC transporter permease gives MREKHIGLGLFSLLVFIFLLGPLLIISITSFEPGTVLKFPPEGFSFRWYENIFNTGGFLRTFQTSIIISLLGNLLALVLGVPAAYALSRYDFKGKSVLNALFLSPVLIPGIVLGFTLMKYLIVIYHLPMYLGLLIGHTIIMLPFIIRVIASSLSSFDFAVEEAALSLGAGRVRTFFTIVLPNIRSGIIAAVLIAFLESFNNVDISVFMTGPGVSTLPIQMLTYVENYFDPTIAAISMLLMVLTGLLMFVIERIMGGFSYFTKR, from the coding sequence ATGCGGGAGAAACATATCGGGCTGGGCCTGTTCAGTCTGCTGGTCTTTATCTTTCTGCTGGGCCCGCTTCTGATCATATCGATCACTTCGTTTGAACCGGGAACGGTACTCAAATTTCCGCCGGAAGGGTTCTCCTTCCGCTGGTATGAGAATATTTTCAACACAGGCGGTTTCCTCCGCACGTTCCAGACGTCCATCATCATTTCCTTGCTGGGGAACCTGTTGGCACTGGTGCTTGGAGTTCCGGCTGCGTATGCACTCAGTCGTTACGATTTCAAAGGCAAGTCCGTGCTGAACGCACTGTTCCTGTCCCCGGTACTGATCCCGGGAATCGTGCTTGGTTTTACATTGATGAAATATCTGATCGTAATCTACCATCTGCCGATGTACCTTGGACTTTTGATTGGTCATACGATTATCATGCTTCCATTCATTATTCGGGTTATTGCGTCGAGTCTATCGAGCTTTGACTTCGCCGTGGAAGAAGCTGCGCTGAGTCTTGGTGCGGGACGGGTAAGAACGTTCTTCACGATCGTGCTTCCCAACATCCGCTCAGGAATTATAGCTGCGGTGCTGATTGCCTTCTTGGAGTCCTTTAACAACGTGGACATCTCAGTGTTCATGACTGGACCAGGGGTAAGCACATTACCGATCCAGATGCTGACGTATGTGGAGAATTACTTTGATCCAACGATTGCAGCAATTTCCATGCTATTGATGGTACTGACCGGACTTTTAATGTTCGTGATCGAACGGATCATGGGCGGATTTTCATACTTTACTAAACGTTAA
- a CDS encoding MFS transporter, with translation MDIRRNLPLLMTICFLSQMGGFMILPLFPLFIEEFGLSGWMMGVIFALFYVGKVMGGVPAAAIYKKLGGKRALILMLLLLAVCMGGFAVSSAAVLFGLLRLLQGLASTGLTVVVRSIIGDGGNVDNRGLYNGYISSSEGGGMVLGPVISGWLALHWPLSVPFLLVTLCCLMAVVAAMGMKMTAPPLPSTTSDALHTQGTDISRSDQAPDSTTISPTTGITQRQQLLGYSTVHFLEMSAYAVFLTYFALYAAHIMHWDPFATSLAFTVSGISTLAAAPFVGYLSDRLGDRLLLCMLGMFLIGIEVVVFLSTSSHLWVYVGMLIGGVGGACYMDSFFAHIGDHISDESRSSVIGKIVSAAEIGSIVSPIVAALLMEVGSLYSVFVFNLVLIAAAIVVQAVMRSRYKTRRV, from the coding sequence TTGGATATTCGTCGTAACCTGCCTTTGCTGATGACCATTTGTTTCCTAAGTCAGATGGGTGGATTCATGATCCTGCCTCTGTTCCCTTTGTTTATTGAGGAATTCGGCCTGTCCGGCTGGATGATGGGGGTTATTTTTGCTCTCTTTTATGTGGGGAAAGTGATGGGTGGCGTTCCTGCTGCGGCAATTTATAAGAAACTTGGGGGTAAACGCGCTCTCATCCTCATGCTGTTACTGCTAGCTGTCTGTATGGGTGGCTTCGCGGTGTCTTCTGCTGCGGTGTTATTCGGCCTGCTTCGACTGCTGCAAGGGCTGGCTTCCACCGGACTTACCGTGGTCGTGCGTTCCATCATCGGAGATGGGGGCAATGTAGACAACCGCGGCCTGTACAATGGATATATCAGCAGCAGTGAGGGCGGCGGAATGGTCCTCGGTCCGGTTATCAGTGGCTGGCTCGCGCTGCACTGGCCTCTGTCGGTTCCTTTTCTGCTTGTTACGTTATGTTGTCTGATGGCTGTGGTCGCTGCGATGGGGATGAAGATGACAGCCCCTCCTCTACCTTCAACAACATCTGATGCACTGCATACGCAAGGTACGGATATCTCCCGATCCGATCAAGCTCCCGACTCAACAACGATTAGCCCAACTACAGGGATTACCCAGCGTCAACAGCTTCTTGGCTACAGTACAGTACATTTTCTGGAGATGAGCGCCTATGCGGTATTCCTCACCTATTTTGCACTGTATGCAGCTCACATCATGCATTGGGACCCGTTTGCAACCAGTCTCGCCTTCACTGTATCCGGGATTTCTACACTTGCCGCTGCTCCCTTTGTCGGTTATCTCTCTGATCGGTTAGGCGATCGTCTGTTGCTTTGTATGCTCGGCATGTTCCTGATTGGAATCGAAGTTGTTGTATTTCTAAGCACGTCCTCCCATCTATGGGTCTACGTTGGCATGCTGATTGGCGGGGTTGGCGGGGCATGTTACATGGATTCTTTCTTTGCTCATATTGGTGATCATATCTCGGACGAGAGCCGAAGCTCCGTCATAGGCAAAATTGTCTCTGCGGCTGAGATCGGCTCCATCGTATCTCCAATAGTTGCAGCACTGCTGATGGAGGTTGGCTCGCTGTACTCCGTGTTTGTGTTCAATCTGGTGCTGATTGCTGCTGCCATTGTAGTTCAGGCCGTGATGCGCAGTAGGTACAAGACAAGACGGGTGTAA
- a CDS encoding cupin, with protein sequence MRIFQFKQESGKKITQFDSNFVMSRITQTDKTAHIGCMHLPEGGVIGYHQAVVPQLLLIVSGEGWVRGEANEYIKVHCGEAVLWDQHEWHETKTEAGLMAIVIESEELDVSLLMPL encoded by the coding sequence ATGAGGATATTTCAATTTAAACAAGAATCCGGGAAGAAGATTACCCAATTTGATTCTAATTTCGTCATGTCACGTATTACGCAGACCGACAAAACAGCTCATATCGGATGTATGCACTTACCTGAGGGTGGAGTAATCGGTTATCACCAAGCAGTGGTTCCGCAACTCCTTTTGATCGTAAGCGGAGAGGGTTGGGTTAGAGGCGAAGCAAATGAATATATTAAAGTGCATTGTGGCGAAGCCGTACTCTGGGATCAACATGAATGGCACGAAACCAAAACAGAAGCTGGACTCATGGCCATTGTAATTGAAAGCGAAGAGTTGGACGTCTCTTTATTAATGCCTTTATAG
- a CDS encoding ABC transporter permease, translated as MQTKASTRNAYLIPYVLWMVLFVVAPVLLVIYYSFFDVEGNFTFGNYARFFTPVYLQMTLSSFWYAFLITAFSLLISYPTAYMLTRTKHKQLWLLLIILPSWINLLLKAYAFIGLFGTYGLTNSLLEVVGIGTQQILFTDFSFIFVSVYIFIPFMILPIFNALEEMNPSLIYAARDLGASSWLTFRRVIFPLTISGVKSGCQAVFIPALSLFMITRLIAGNRVITLGTAIEQHFLVTQDWGMGSTIAVFLIIAMAIIMFLTGSGKKEVRNGKKRKAV; from the coding sequence ATGCAGACTAAAGCCAGCACACGCAATGCGTATCTGATTCCATATGTATTATGGATGGTGTTGTTTGTTGTGGCGCCGGTCCTGCTGGTCATCTATTATTCATTCTTCGATGTGGAGGGTAACTTCACGTTTGGCAACTACGCCCGATTCTTCACACCGGTGTACTTGCAGATGACGCTCAGTTCGTTCTGGTATGCATTTCTGATTACGGCGTTCTCGCTTCTCATCTCGTATCCAACGGCGTATATGCTGACCCGGACGAAGCACAAGCAACTGTGGTTGCTGCTGATCATTCTGCCAAGCTGGATCAATCTCTTGTTAAAAGCGTACGCCTTCATCGGCCTGTTTGGAACGTATGGCCTGACCAACTCTCTGCTTGAAGTCGTGGGTATTGGTACACAGCAGATTTTGTTCACCGACTTCAGTTTCATCTTTGTCTCGGTGTACATCTTCATTCCATTCATGATCCTGCCGATCTTCAATGCGCTGGAAGAGATGAATCCATCGTTAATTTACGCAGCAAGGGATCTGGGAGCCTCATCTTGGCTGACATTCCGCAGGGTTATCTTTCCGCTGACGATTAGCGGTGTGAAATCAGGCTGTCAGGCTGTATTTATTCCTGCGCTGTCCCTGTTCATGATTACCCGCCTTATTGCGGGAAACCGTGTAATTACGTTGGGAACAGCGATTGAACAGCATTTTCTCGTCACCCAGGACTGGGGGATGGGGTCAACGATTGCCGTCTTTTTGATTATTGCGATGGCGATTATTATGTTCCTGACCGGATCAGGCAAGAAGGAGGTGCGTAATGGGAAGAAACGGAAAGCTGTCTAA
- a CDS encoding adenine deaminase C-terminal domain-containing protein, with amino-acid sequence MRADQLIVNVHVYNSYYKRFEMNNVAAVLDGRFLYVGPGGPEMFQADEVIDARGRYMIPGLIDIHLHIESTMVTPETFSHGLIGCGVTSIVAEPHEMANVFGLEGVQEMMAASRETTVDMFYAIPSSVPATPMETTGGSIEIEDMDVLLATGEIICLGEIMNYVDVIRDPECKTNQILQHIRKNYPDLVIEGHTPKLLGLDLHRLIYAGIDSDHTHQSIEGLQARIAAGMFIEIQEKSMTPEVMEYLIRHDVAQHFCFVTDDVMPDSLVERGHLDHIVRKAIQMGMRPEDAIYAATSTPASRMKMTDRGSIAPGKVADYVLVSNLHDLSIDQVYKNGRKAYDDYEPYKQERIIGQFPPHFYKSVQLEKLGVADFAIQLSDSKVSGPGVDLAGKGEYQCRVMMVKDGSTFVEEHIAPVQSSDGELLWEESGYAQIATFERYGVNGNRAHGLIGGDTIKRGAIATTYSHDNHNLLVVGRNREDMILAANTVISSQGGFCVVEDGKVLSHLELPVGGILTEEPLAVVSHQVKELRAAMLSLGYVHYNPIMSISTHSLAVSPALKITDHGLIDVNAGKVVSLIVE; translated from the coding sequence ATGCGTGCAGATCAACTGATTGTGAATGTACATGTGTATAACAGTTATTATAAACGGTTTGAAATGAACAACGTCGCTGCTGTGTTGGACGGCAGATTCCTATATGTTGGACCCGGTGGACCGGAGATGTTTCAGGCAGACGAAGTCATTGATGCACGAGGAAGATACATGATTCCTGGCTTGATCGATATCCATCTGCATATTGAAAGTACGATGGTGACACCGGAAACCTTTTCTCATGGTCTGATTGGCTGCGGGGTAACGTCCATTGTCGCAGAACCACATGAGATGGCGAATGTGTTTGGGCTCGAAGGGGTGCAGGAGATGATGGCTGCGAGTCGGGAGACGACGGTCGACATGTTCTATGCGATCCCAAGTTCCGTTCCGGCAACCCCGATGGAGACAACAGGTGGTTCGATTGAAATCGAAGATATGGACGTGCTGCTCGCCACTGGCGAGATTATCTGTCTCGGCGAGATCATGAACTATGTCGATGTCATCCGTGATCCGGAGTGCAAGACCAACCAGATTTTACAGCATATCCGCAAAAACTATCCTGATCTGGTGATTGAAGGTCATACACCGAAACTGCTTGGACTCGATCTGCATCGACTGATCTACGCAGGTATTGATTCCGATCATACCCATCAGAGCATTGAGGGATTACAGGCGCGGATTGCAGCAGGCATGTTTATTGAAATCCAGGAGAAATCGATGACGCCTGAGGTGATGGAGTATTTGATCCGACATGATGTGGCGCAGCATTTCTGCTTCGTAACGGACGATGTGATGCCGGATTCACTGGTGGAGCGTGGTCATCTGGATCATATCGTACGCAAGGCAATTCAGATGGGGATGCGTCCGGAAGATGCGATCTACGCAGCAACGTCTACCCCTGCTTCCCGTATGAAAATGACTGATCGCGGCAGCATTGCCCCAGGCAAAGTGGCCGATTATGTGTTGGTATCCAACTTGCATGATCTCTCCATTGATCAGGTGTACAAAAATGGCCGCAAAGCTTATGACGATTACGAACCGTATAAGCAGGAACGGATCATCGGGCAATTCCCGCCTCACTTCTATAAGAGTGTTCAGTTGGAGAAACTGGGAGTAGCAGATTTTGCAATTCAGTTGTCCGACTCGAAAGTCAGTGGACCAGGTGTTGATCTCGCGGGTAAAGGTGAGTACCAATGCCGTGTCATGATGGTGAAGGATGGTTCTACATTTGTGGAAGAACATATTGCACCGGTTCAGTCTTCGGATGGCGAACTGTTATGGGAAGAAAGCGGATATGCGCAGATCGCGACCTTTGAACGTTATGGTGTGAACGGCAATCGAGCACATGGTCTGATCGGTGGAGACACCATCAAGCGTGGCGCCATTGCAACGACATATTCACATGACAATCACAACCTGCTGGTTGTAGGACGTAATCGTGAAGATATGATATTGGCAGCTAACACCGTAATTTCGAGCCAGGGTGGCTTCTGTGTGGTGGAAGACGGCAAGGTGCTGTCCCATCTGGAACTTCCCGTAGGTGGCATTCTGACGGAAGAACCACTCGCAGTGGTGTCCCATCAAGTGAAGGAATTGCGTGCAGCCATGTTGTCTCTTGGGTACGTGCATTACAACCCGATCATGTCGATCAGTACTCACTCTCTTGCGGTAAGTCCGGCTCTGAAAATTACGGATCATGGTCTGATTGATGTGAATGCAGGTAAGGTTGTATCGTTGATTGTAGAATAA
- a CDS encoding Dps family protein — protein sequence MSTIQTRNNTFANNATALQDVLNRQIAGWSVLYTKLHNFHWYVQGPHFFTLHAKFEELYNMSTANMDEVAERLLAIGGRPVATMAEQLRLSPIEEAQGPLSAERMVESVVADLRTMVEVIHQGIHEAGEAEDNATEDMLIGFTAALDKEVWMLNAFLGK from the coding sequence ATGAGCACAATCCAAACTAGAAACAACACTTTTGCTAATAATGCCACAGCACTTCAAGATGTCCTGAACCGTCAGATCGCAGGTTGGTCCGTGTTGTACACGAAACTGCATAACTTCCACTGGTATGTCCAAGGACCTCATTTCTTCACACTCCATGCCAAATTCGAAGAGTTGTACAACATGTCTACGGCGAATATGGACGAAGTTGCAGAACGGTTGCTGGCTATTGGTGGACGTCCGGTGGCTACAATGGCTGAACAACTGCGTCTGTCTCCAATTGAAGAGGCACAAGGCCCGTTGTCTGCTGAGCGTATGGTAGAGTCGGTGGTTGCTGATCTGCGTACAATGGTAGAAGTGATTCATCAAGGCATTCACGAAGCGGGAGAAGCAGAAGATAACGCAACGGAAGATATGTTAATTGGATTCACCGCTGCGCTGGATAAAGAGGTCTGGATGTTAAACGCATTTCTGGGCAAATAA